One window of the Manihot esculenta cultivar AM560-2 chromosome 14, M.esculenta_v8, whole genome shotgun sequence genome contains the following:
- the LOC110630875 gene encoding WD repeat-containing protein WRAP73: MDFTEAYKQTGPCCFSPNARYVAVAVDYRLVIRDTLSFKVVQLFSCLDKISYIEWALDSEYILCGLYKRPMIQAWSLSQPEWTCKIDEGPAGIAYARWSPDSRHILTTSDFQLRLTVWSLVNTACVHVQWPKHASKGISFTKDGKFAAICTRRDCKDYINLLSCYTWEIMGTFAVDTLDLADIEWSPDDSAIVIWDSPLEYKVLIYSPDGRFLFKYQAYESGLGVKTVSWSPSGQFLAVGSYDQMLRVLNHLTWKTFAEFMHLSNVRAPCCPAVFKEVDEPLHLDMSELCLSDEFLQGNSDVAEGHRVRYEVTEVPITLPFQKPLADKPNPKQGIGLMSWSSDSQYICTRNDSMPTALWIWDIHHLELAAILVQKDPIRAAAWDPTCTRLVLCTGSCHLYMWTPSGAYCVSNPLPQFSITDLKWNSDGSCLLLKDKESFCCAAVPLLPESSEYSSDD, translated from the exons ATGGATTTCACTGAGGCTTATAAGCAGACCGGTCCCTGTTGTTTCTCTCCCAACGCCAGATATGTTGCCGTCGCCGTCGATTATCGCCTGGTGATTCGTGATACGTTGTCGTTTAAG GTTGTGCAGTTGTTTTCATGCTTGGATAAGATAAGCTATATTGAATGGGCGCTTGATTCTGAATACATTCTTTGTGGTCTCTATAAAAGGCCAATGATACAAGCATGGTCATTGAGTCAACCTGAATGGACTTGCAAAATAGATGAAGGTCCTGCTGGCATTGCTTATGCTAGATGGAGTCCAGATAGTCGGCACATACTTACCACTTCAGATTTTCAATTGCGTTTAACTGTTTGGTCACTTGTGAACACAGCATGCGTTCATGTGCAATGGCCAAAACATGCTTCTAAGGGGATTTCTTTCACTAAAGATGGAAAATTTGCTGCAATTTGTACACGGCGAGATTGCAAGGATTACATAAATTTGCTTTCATGTTATACATGGGAGATAATGGGTACTTTTGCTGTGGACACGTTGGACTTGGCTGATATTGAATGGTCACCAGATGATAGTGCTATAGTGATATGGGATTCACCTCTTGAATACAAG GTTCTGATTTATTCCCCGGATGGAAGGTTTCTATTCAAGTATCAAGCATATGAAAGTggtcttggtgtaaaaactgtTTCATGGTCTCCTTCTGGCCAGTTTCTAGCCGTGGGTAGCTATGATCAGATGTTGCGGGTGCTGAACCACCTGACCTGGAAAACTTTTGCTGAATTTATGCATCTATCTAATGTTCGTGCTCCATGTTGTCCTGCTGTTTTCAAG GAGGTGGACGAGCCTTTGCATCTTGATATGTCTGAATTATGTTTGAGTGATGAATTTCTCCAAGGCAATTCTG ATGTTGCAGAAGGACACAGAGTTAGGTATGAGGTTACTGAAGTCCCTATCACGTTGCCTTTCCAGAAGCCTCTTGCTGACAAACCAAACCCTAAACAAGGAATTG GCCTCATGTCATGGAGCAGTGACAGCCAGTATATCTGTACTCGCAATGATAGCATGCCAACTGCTCTCTGGATATGGGACATACATCATCTTGAGCTTGCTGCCATATTGGTCCAGAAGGATCCCATCCGGGCTGCTGCTTGGGATCCAACATGCACACGACTTGTTCTTTGTACTGGCAGCTGTCACTTGTATATGTGGACTCCTTCAGGTGCTTACTGTGTGAGTAATCCACTACCACAATTTAGCATAACTGATCTGAAATGGAATTCAGATGGAAGTTGTCTTCTCCTCAAGGATAAGGAGTCATTTTGCTGCGCCGCTGTGCCACTATTGCCAGAATCAAGTGAATATAGCTCAGATGATTGA